One genomic segment of Sminthopsis crassicaudata isolate SCR6 chromosome 2, ASM4859323v1, whole genome shotgun sequence includes these proteins:
- the SEPTIN8 gene encoding septin-8 isoform X4, producing MKEEMRLLDLGGHVGFDSLPDQLVSKSVSQGFSFNILCVGETGIGKSTLMNTLFNTIFETEESGHYEACVRLRPRTYDLQESNVHLKLTIVDAVGFGDQINKDERPIVDYIDTQFENYLQEELKIQRSLFDYHDTRIHVCLYFITPTGHSLKSLDLVTMKKLDSKVNIIPIIAKADTISKSELHKFKNKIMNELDKNGVQIYQFPTDDEAVAEINAVMNAHLPFAVVGSTDEVKVGNKLVRARQYPWGIVQVENESHCDFVKLREMLIRVNMEDLREQTHNRHYELYRRHKLEEMGFQDTAAESKPISLQETYETRRKEFLCELQKKEEEMRQMFVNKVKETELELKEKEKELHERFETLKRTHQEEKRKVEEKRRQLEEEKIAFNRRKAAVETMQAQALQVTSQQPLRRDKDKKNSKGMITKSNVEPLKYSSWWQAIQCCCNCLVKNPTGQERFL from the exons ATG AAAGAAGAAATGCGCCTCCTCGATCTGGGGGGCCATGTGGGTTTTGACAGTCTTCCAGACCAGTTGGTCAGTAAGTCCGTGTCTCAGGGCTTTAGCTTCAATATCCTCTGTGTGG GGGAGACAGGCATTGGAAAATCTACACTAATGAATACACTCTTCAACACAATCTTTGAGACAGAAGAGTCTGGACACTATGAGGCTTGTGTACGCCTCCGGCCACGTACTTATGACCTCCAAGAGAGCAATGTGCACCTCAAATTGACCATTGTAGATGCAGTTGGTTTTGGAGACCAGATCAATAAGGATGAGAG GCCTATAGTTGACTACATCGATACGCAGTTTGAAAACTACTTGCAGGAGGAGCTAAAGATTCAGCGTTCTCTGTTTGACTACCATGATACAAGGATCCATGTCTGTCTCTATTTTATCACTCCTACTGGACATTCTCTCAAGTCCCTGGACCTGGTGACCATGAAGAAGCTGGACAGCAAG GTGAACATTATTCCTATTATTGCCAAAGCGGATACCATTTCAAAAAGTGAACTACACAAGTTCAAGAACAAGATCATGAATGAGCTGGACAAAAATGGGGTCCAGATCTACCAGTTTCCTACAGATGATGAAGCAGTAGCAGAGATCAATGCTGTCATGAAT GCCCATCTACCATTTGCTGTGGTTGGCAGCACTGATGAGGTTAAAGTTGGGAACAAATTGGTTCGAGCTCGGCAGTATCCCTGGGGTATCGTGCAAG TGGAGAATGAGAGTCACTGTGACTTTGTGAAACTTCGAGAGATGCTGATCCGTGTGAACATGGAGGATCTCCGAGAACAGACACACAACAGGCACTATGAACTTTACCGGCGCCATAAACTTGAAGAAATGGGCTTCCAGGACACAGCTGCAGAGAGCAAGCCCATTAG CCTCCAGGAGACCTATGAAACTAGGAGGAAGGAGTTCCTATGTGAGCtgcagaaaaaagaagaggaaatgagacaGATGTTTGTGAATAAGGTGAAGGAGACAGAGCTGGAgctgaaggagaaggagaaggag CTTCATGAGAGATTTGAGACCTTAAAGAGGACCCACCAGGAAGAAAAGCGAAAGGTGGAAGAAAAACGACGGCAActggaggaggagaaaattgcCTTCAACCGGAGGAAGGCAGCTGTCGAGACCATGCAGGCCCAAGCCTTACAGGTCACCTCACAGCAGCCACTGAGAAGggacaaagacaagaaaaa
- the SEPTIN8 gene encoding septin-8 isoform X3, whose product MEEVWKEEMRLLDLGGHVGFDSLPDQLVSKSVSQGFSFNILCVGETGIGKSTLMNTLFNTIFETEESGHYEACVRLRPRTYDLQESNVHLKLTIVDAVGFGDQINKDESYRPIVDYIDTQFENYLQEELKIQRSLFDYHDTRIHVCLYFITPTGHSLKSLDLVTMKKLDSKVNIIPIIAKADTISKSELHKFKNKIMNELDKNGVQIYQFPTDDEAVAEINAVMNAHLPFAVVGSTDEVKVGNKLVRARQYPWGIVQVENESHCDFVKLREMLIRVNMEDLREQTHNRHYELYRRHKLEEMGFQDTAAESKPISLQETYETRRKEFLCELQKKEEEMRQMFVNKVKETELELKEKEKELHERFETLKRTHQEEKRKVEEKRRQLEEEKIAFNRRKAAVETMQAQALQVTSQQPLRRDKDKKNSKGMITKSNVEPLKYSSWWQAIQCCCNCLVKNPTGQERFL is encoded by the exons ATGGAAGAAGTGTGG AAAGAAGAAATGCGCCTCCTCGATCTGGGGGGCCATGTGGGTTTTGACAGTCTTCCAGACCAGTTGGTCAGTAAGTCCGTGTCTCAGGGCTTTAGCTTCAATATCCTCTGTGTGG GGGAGACAGGCATTGGAAAATCTACACTAATGAATACACTCTTCAACACAATCTTTGAGACAGAAGAGTCTGGACACTATGAGGCTTGTGTACGCCTCCGGCCACGTACTTATGACCTCCAAGAGAGCAATGTGCACCTCAAATTGACCATTGTAGATGCAGTTGGTTTTGGAGACCAGATCAATAAGGATGAGAG TTACAGGCCTATAGTTGACTACATCGATACGCAGTTTGAAAACTACTTGCAGGAGGAGCTAAAGATTCAGCGTTCTCTGTTTGACTACCATGATACAAGGATCCATGTCTGTCTCTATTTTATCACTCCTACTGGACATTCTCTCAAGTCCCTGGACCTGGTGACCATGAAGAAGCTGGACAGCAAG GTGAACATTATTCCTATTATTGCCAAAGCGGATACCATTTCAAAAAGTGAACTACACAAGTTCAAGAACAAGATCATGAATGAGCTGGACAAAAATGGGGTCCAGATCTACCAGTTTCCTACAGATGATGAAGCAGTAGCAGAGATCAATGCTGTCATGAAT GCCCATCTACCATTTGCTGTGGTTGGCAGCACTGATGAGGTTAAAGTTGGGAACAAATTGGTTCGAGCTCGGCAGTATCCCTGGGGTATCGTGCAAG TGGAGAATGAGAGTCACTGTGACTTTGTGAAACTTCGAGAGATGCTGATCCGTGTGAACATGGAGGATCTCCGAGAACAGACACACAACAGGCACTATGAACTTTACCGGCGCCATAAACTTGAAGAAATGGGCTTCCAGGACACAGCTGCAGAGAGCAAGCCCATTAG CCTCCAGGAGACCTATGAAACTAGGAGGAAGGAGTTCCTATGTGAGCtgcagaaaaaagaagaggaaatgagacaGATGTTTGTGAATAAGGTGAAGGAGACAGAGCTGGAgctgaaggagaaggagaaggag CTTCATGAGAGATTTGAGACCTTAAAGAGGACCCACCAGGAAGAAAAGCGAAAGGTGGAAGAAAAACGACGGCAActggaggaggagaaaattgcCTTCAACCGGAGGAAGGCAGCTGTCGAGACCATGCAGGCCCAAGCCTTACAGGTCACCTCACAGCAGCCACTGAGAAGggacaaagacaagaaaaa